One segment of Ficedula albicollis isolate OC2 chromosome 2, FicAlb1.5, whole genome shotgun sequence DNA contains the following:
- the LOC101808071 gene encoding uncharacterized protein LOC101808071, whose protein sequence is MASRVRAVRVRAMCVPAVSVREVRVRAMCVPAVSVREVRVRAMCVPAVSVREVRVRAMCVPAVSVREVRVRAMCVPAVSVREVRVRAMCVPAVSVREVRVRAMCVPAVSVREVRVRAMCVPAVSVREVRVRAMCVPAVSVREVRVRAMCVPAVSVREVRVRAMCVPAVSVREVRVRAMCVPAVSVREVRVRAMCVPAVSVREVRVRAMSE, encoded by the exons ATGGCCAGCCGGGTCCGGGCCGTGCGTGTCCGAGCGATGTGTGTCCCAGCGGTGTCTGTCCGAGAGGTGCGTGTCCGAGCGATGTGTGTCCCAGCGGTGTCTGTCCGAGAGGTGCGTGTCCGAGCGATGTGTGTCCCAGCGGTGTCTGTCCGAGAGGTGCGTGTCCGAGCGATGTGTGTCCCAGCGGTGTCTGTCCGAGAGGTGCGTGTCCGAGCGATGTGTGTCCCAGCGGTGTCTGTCCGAGAGGTGCGTGTCCGAGCGATGTGTGTCCCAGCGGTGTCTGTCCGAGAGGTGCGTGTCCGAGCGATGTGTGTCCCAGCGGTGTCTGTCCGAGAGGTGCGTGTCCGAGCGATGTGTGTCCCAGCGGTGTCTGTCCGAGAGGTGCGTGTCCGAGCGATGTGTGTCCCAGCGGTGTCTGTCCGAGAGGTGCGTGTCCGAGCGATGTGTGTCCCAGCGGTGTCTGTCCGAGAGGTGCGTGTCCGAGCGATGTGTGTCCCAGCGGTGTCTGTCCGAGAGGTGCGTGTCCGAGCGATGTGTGTCCCAGCGGTGTCTGTCCGAGAGGTGCGTGTCCGAGCGATGTGTGTCCCAGCGGTGTCTGTCCGAGAG GTGCGTGTCCGAGCCATGTCCGAGTGA